One Gossypium arboreum isolate Shixiya-1 chromosome 13, ASM2569848v2, whole genome shotgun sequence genomic window, AGCAAAATGGGACCTTTTGTGACCTCCTAAAGCTTGGCCTGACTTGAAAACCCTGAAGCAGAAAGGGCATACATGCCCTTTGTTTTTCTTTGACCCCAATCTTTTCTCAGCATTGCCATTTGACAACTTGGTAGCAGCCATTGGAGCATGAAAAGAACCATTTGCTAAGCTGTCTTCACCTCTATCATGTATTGACTCAAGTTTGGTTCCCTTTGGAGAACTGGAATAATCTTTCTTCCCACTTCTTAAACCATATTTAGTCAAAGCTCTATCATCTTGATTATCCCCTACTTCACTAACCAAATCCTTAGGGAATTCAGTTTTCACGTACTTGAATTTACTCCTATTTTTACCAAGTGTTGCATCAATGTCTTCAAATCCAGATCTAGACTTTACCTTGAGTTTCTTACATTCAACATTGTTGGTAACCCCATTGCTTGAAACATCTGGTTCCACCTTCTTGGGCCCATTCCTAAAATACCCAGAATCAGAATTTTCAGAACAAGGATCAGACCCAGCAGATTTCAGCTTGATGACTCCTTGTTTTTTCATCTTCAAAAGCTCACCACCATTGTTAGCATTCTTAACAGTAATCCTCAAATCTATGGAGGATGACTTAGCCTCCAGAACGACAGAGTTGTTGTCTGAAGAATCAGCAACTGAATTCAGCCCTTTCTTACAACCAGAATCCCTTGACAGCATCATTAAACACATAGCAACCTCTTCCTGTTCTTGTTCTTCAATCTCTGATACAGATGACGAACCATTTGCCAAAGAGACTGAATTATTAGAGTAAACACCTCCTATTTTGCACCTTATCCTTTTGGATCTCCTCCTCCTACTTGGAGTTGATATTTCAGTATCTGATTGACTATCCACAACCAGCTTCTGTTTCTCAGTGTTACCCCAATGATCCTCAAGTTTCTGAAAGACCCTTTCTTTGTCTGAGTGACAAGCCATGTGACCACAAAGAGCTTTCAATGATTGGAAACCCTTACCACATTCTTTACAAATCATCTCTTTGAGTACAGAACCATTGCCTAAATCAGAAAATCTCTTGCTTTTCTTGGGGTTCTCCCTTAGATCATAAGTTGCAGATTGGCCACCACCAGCTTCAGCCTCAGCAGCTCTCTTTATGTTCCTAGAACAGAAACGCTGCTTGTTGTTTATGGAGATTTCAGCCTTTTCCTCTGCTTCACCAAGATTCTCAGTATTCATGTGAGTCCTTATGTGACCTCCTAAGGACTTCCCACATGGATACCCTTTGTTGCAAAACTTGCAAACAAACTTCTTTCCTTGATTTTGCtccattaaaaaatattttgatcaCTTAAAAACTGAAAATACCCAGTGAACCAAACCGGAACCGTGACTCATTTCTTGCATTTCCTTTCATCCATCTTTGTTGTGAGAAACCAAGAACACAGATCAAGGAacagagagagaaaaaaaacagATCACAAAAAAGTTGCTTGCTTTAGTTTCAGTGAAGATGATCAAAAAAAACGAGAATCAGCAGCTGAGATGTGACAGGTTCTCTGTTTCAAGTACAACAAAGAGATCCGACCCACAACAAAAAGAGACCCTTTTTAAAAATCCCATTTCTTTTGCTCATCTCAAAATTGTTTAAAcccagaaaaaaaaatcaaacattttatAAAGAAGGGTCGCTAATGATGGCGATGAAGAGGCTTACAAGaggaacaaaagaaataaaataaaataccccAAGACTGTTTCTGTTTCTCTCTCTCTAGATACCCTTttggtgtgtgtgtgtgtgttgtaGTTGGAGGAGAATTCCATGCATGGAAGCAAAAGGATTTAAAAgggaagaaaaagagagagagcacGTGTATTGAAGTGAGAAGCATCAGGTAAAAGGGAGGATTGAACGGTCAAGATTTTTTTAAGGATCCCAATGAGTGAGGAGTTTTTCTTATGGCTACAACATCCAAACGATGCCTTAACTTTGTCTTGCTTGTTGTAAAGCTCACTCACACAAAAGGGGCAGAATCTCCAACCATTGTTTGCTTTTCAGTTTCTTCCCTTACCCTCCACTATAACACATACATACATTTCATTGTACAATATGCCAACATGTTACATTGTGGTTGGGcccccttttcttcttctttttccgttttttttttaagaaatttcATCCCCTATTCATAATATGGTTCAAATTTATCCATTAGTTTAGGCATTAAGTCCTCCTCCTCAATTTTCTCACTtctctttttttaattatttgcACTTGAAGTCCTCAAACTATGACTCAAActctaaattaatttttaaacatcaaaacgTTCTAATTGAGTTTTTAAAGTACTAGTATCATATCAATCAAGTTTTTCATTTGCCTAGCTATTAAGTGTCAACTCAAATCTGACTTAAATCATGTTTAAAACACATGAATTTTATTCTAAACATATGTATACATATTGCATAAGCAACTTGGACCCAAGCTATGTCATATGACTCAAGTTTTCCATGAATCTTATTAACACTATCTTTTTTTTAACACATTAGATTCAAACTGTTCATACAACAAGCCACAAATATTTATAACttgattcatttattttaaatatacttTACATCATATTCAATGTGGCATGCAATGCTTAAATTGACAATTAGTCTAGCAGAATGATCTCATTAATATAATATTGGTTCTTGATTTGCCATAATAccatgtagcagattaaactagttttcgtaCTTAaagagcttgaatacaagcatttttattatgttttagttaagttttcCATATTTGGTttgaatttaataaaacatgtatTTTGAGTTTTTTTATGACCTTAAGGGTTGAATGAGGCCTAAAGGTGAGCTAATGTATGTACTTAGTGAGTGTGCAGGACACCATTCAAAGGTATAGAAACTTAAGGCTGGTTGTTGTGTTGCAACACGAGAAGTTCAGTGTCGCAACATAGGGATCAAAATACAAGAATTTCAAGTTTGCCTTTGATGTCGCAACATAGCCATAGGATGTCACGACATACCCTTGTAGCAAAACCTGAACCAGGCATACTGCCTTCAATGTCGCGACACGGCACTAGGGTGTCACAACACCGGCCCTGTATGGGAACAGTTACGAGTGAGGGGCGATTTGGTCCACATAATGGAAATTAACACAAAAACATTAGCTAACCTAGGGTTGAAGACGATGGTCaaccctaactctataaataggctcttcaAACACTTGTTGAggacatattttcatattctaagtTTTTCTCTGTAATTTTAGTTTCAGTTTTCCTTTCCTTTAGGTTTTaggtttatttttaatttttttttgttgtgCTCTTCAAAGAACTTGCTTTGTAAACGCAATCAAACATTTTAGGATTATTGCATTTCATCAATCGAATACAAACAAGATTTTCTAAACTCTATTCTTGATTTACTCTTTATACATATCTTTATTATCAAGTTTATCATGTTTATGGATTCTATGAGAAACTAATCTTCTtatgggggattagtgagtggaggtGTGGATTGACTGATTGCTATATAGGGTTTTCTTAGCAGATAAGCTATTTGGGAGAAGAAGAATTTAAACATTAGGTTTGACGACCCTAAAAAGTCATTTAGgtgagaattaacccaaaattagtATAGCTTATTCGTAAACACCTTAACCCTGAACTggtctggactgtgaggtcgagagataagtagttattgTCGACTTATTAGTTTAATAGAAGATTGAGCGATCCTACTAAGGAAACAACTAGTTGATTGAATAGAAACCCgaaataggaattagttatgatcaccaaagcgagctaatcacccatttTACATTTGATTAAGTTTATAATTTAGTTTTTTAAAATCTATTTTATTTATGCAATTTTCATTCTTACttataaaaaccaaaaaaattcTTCTTTATGATTTGtcctaatataatttatttgttttactaattaattttatttttgtttaggtTAACTTTAATTTAGTACTCGCCTCCCTTAGATAcaatcctcggagtactcacATACTTCATTGTAAAACTATATTGCAACCTGACTTGTATACTTGCAAACACAGCCTCAATTCGACATCTATAGttgtagtattcacactctggacaTTAGTACGTCCGGAGGCGGCCAAGTTGTTGGCGTCATTGCCGGAGAGGCAATGCTACTAAGTTGATTTTAATCTTTGTGTTtaatagaataattaggaaatatttaaattataaatatgatttttatttttattttttatttttactaatttttttttaggtCATTGTATGACTCGTAGTAGGGGAACACCTATAGGGCCGACCACTGGTCCAAAAAGAATAATCCGCATAAATCGTCGATAGTAACAACAGCAATAATAGATGCGAAATCAACCACTTATTGCAGGTAATCCATTGCGTGAGAACCCTCTATTCGACAAGGTTAACAATGCTAACATCCAAGAtttaccaccaccaccaccataaCTACTAGTAAATCCACCTATGACATAAGCTGAAAGAACCTTAAGGGATTATGCCCTACCTAATCTAGAGGTGGTTGAAAGAAGCATCACAAGGTCAACTATCACGGAAAATAACTTCGAAATCAAACTGACCATCATCCAGATGATCCAAAACAATTTGCAATTCAGAGACATAATGAAAGAGGACCTAAACCAGCATTTAAAATGATTCATTTAGCTTTTTGTTACATTTTTATACAACTGGGTTACCGACGACATTATACGTCTTCAACTATTCTCTTTCTCTTTGATCGATAACGCCTTTACTTGGTTAGACTCGCAGGCATTGGGATCTATCATGACATGGAATAAACTTGCAGAAAAATTTCTACAAAAGTTCTTCCTATTAGCAAAATAATTCAACTAAAAAGAGAAATTGCTACATTTAAGCAACTAGAATGAGAGAGTTTTCATGAAGCTTGGAAGCATTTCAAGATGTTAATCCAAAGATGCCCACACCGTGATTTACTTGAATGGCTGAGACTGCAGATGTTTTATAATAGGTTGGAGGCACACACACGCTCAGAACTAGATGGAGCTGTAGGAAGAGCCCTGATGAATAGGACATATGATGATGCATATGACCTAATTGAAAATGAGGTAATGAATTCCTGTTAGTGGCTAACCAAATTATTGACATAGGGCCAGAGACCATCTACGGTAAAAGTTGTCCAAAAAGACGGTAGATATTAACAAATTTTGGACAAACTTAACCATATAAAGTCATCATCTAATGTGTCGtcaacattaaaaaaaaatagaCCTCTATTTTATTATCTCAATAATCCAACCGAGGACATGAATTATATAGGGAATAGGGGTAGAAATCCTTATTCAAATACGTATAATCTTGGCTAGGGATGAGGTATTAACTCTAATTCTGTTAAAAATAATACTTACCAACCTCCTTATTTATAGAAACCTCAGGAAAGGGCTAACTCGAATGACCATACTGTAAGTGGTCAACGTTTGGATCAGATCGAGAGGGAAATGCAGTCAATGAGGACCGAAGTAAAACAGGTGTAGTCTAAGTGCACCAATACTATTAAAACACTGACTAAGCTAGAAGATCAGATGAGCCAATTAATTAGTATGATAGGAGATATCAATAGGAAAATTAGCACCGACATTCTAAGCAACATCGAGAATAATCCTCGGAAGGAAGGGAAAGAGCATGTAAAACCCATTCTGCTCCGTTTGGG contains:
- the LOC108461762 gene encoding uncharacterized protein LOC108461762 gives rise to the protein MEQNQGKKFVCKFCNKGYPCGKSLGGHIRTHMNTENLGEAEEKAEISINNKQRFCSRNIKRAAEAEAGGGQSATYDLRENPKKSKRFSDLGNGSVLKEMICKECGKGFQSLKALCGHMACHSDKERVFQKLEDHWGNTEKQKLVVDSQSDTEISTPSRRRRSKRIRCKIGGVYSNNSVSLANGSSSVSEIEEQEQEEVAMCLMMLSRDSGCKKGLNSVADSSDNNSVVLEAKSSSIDLRITVKNANNGGELLKMKKQGVIKLKSAGSDPCSENSDSGYFRNGPKKVEPDVSSNGVTNNVECKKLKVKSRSGFEDIDATLGKNRSKFKYVKTEFPKDLVSEVGDNQDDRALTKYGLRSGKKDYSSSPKGTKLESIHDRGEDSLANGSFHAPMAATKLSNGNAEKRLGSKKNKGHVCPFCFRVFKSGQALGGHKRSHFAGGSEETTLVIKQDSPDMPLPALIDLNLPAPLEEDAMENSGFIPW